The following is a genomic window from Theobroma cacao cultivar B97-61/B2 chromosome 10, Criollo_cocoa_genome_V2, whole genome shotgun sequence.
AGTTAAAGAACATCTCCTATAGGCTGAGACagcaaaattttcaagattaaaATGAGAATGAAGGATTTGCAAAACTGAGCGAAgcattaatttcttttaattggaATTGAAGtaaacagaaagaaaaagaattgcCACCATGTTAGCAGAAACTCTTGTTGTTTCGAGTAATAGGAGCTATGTAAACCAAGAAAAGCAAAGGCTGAAATTGcatgatatattaatataaatgcaCAAACCTTATGACACCGAATTTCTATGCACAAAGCTAAGTCGAGCCAAATAATTGCTCTCAGCAAAGTCATGAAGTGTCCGACGAGTGCGTGATCCTTCACGGTCAGGTCTCTGAGACtcttctttcaaaaatttcctaCATGCATCAGCATCCTGAAAAGAAGCAAACAGAGGGTTTGttaaagattgaattgaaCTCAGGATAATTCTAGAATTAGCTAAGAGGaatttcacacacacacataaagGAGGTACATAAAAGTCAAAGACCCTCACAGAATCCAGACATAGATGATCCTccagattaaaattttaaaacaacagAGAATACTAGTGGCCACTAAAATCAAACAACATACACAACTACTAAAAGGGCCCCGGACTCTCTCTCTCATGGACCCACCAACACAAACAAACTCACAAGGAGATCAACTTAGCTTGGGCCACAGGTAAATATTTACTGCAATGGCATTCTCACGCTACAACTGTATAGTGCACAATAATATTGCGATAAATTATCAAGTCATTGTCTTGACAAGGGAAGTTAGAGCAAGAGCCACACCTGTAAGAATTCCAACATTTGCTCTTCAATTGTACCACTCATGGCTAATGTCTCCACATGAATTGGACGAGTAGCACCCATCCGATGTGCACGGCTAATGACTTGTTCCTCCATGCTGATAAGGTTTCAACCGGTAAAACAATGCCATCAGTagataataaatatattttttcatacATGAAAAAAGGAAGCAAAAGGTGTGGCATTATGGTAAAACATATTTCTAAAGTGATTTTCTGACCAGAAGATCAGGGCACAAGCTTGCAACAGTGGATGGTGAAGCACAAGACTCATGCCCATTAATCTTGAGACATCAGTTTCCGTACTACTGTACCCTCAGTGAGGTTGGGGACAGATTATGGCTCAGTGTGGCATAGTGTGAAGAATGCTTCCAAGTGGTTTGGTAGCCAGATGGTCAAGGTTTGAGCCATACAACAGTGGATGGTGGACACAAAACCAGTTTGTCCACTGTCGTACCTCAGTGAGGTAGGAGTAAGGCTGTGGCTTAACCCTTTACAGAGCACTTATGGCCCTTGCAGAAGGCCATAATCGTTCATTTTCCACAGGCTCTCTGTCTAAGCCTATCCTAGCATTGATTCCTTAGCAGTTGATGGTAATGGTTATACCCAGGATGGGTTGCCACAATCAGCCATACCTTACTGGCCccttttacttaaaaaaaaaaattaaagaaagaaaatgcaGCAAATAGTATTTGTTTGGAAGAACAAAACTAATGCATAAGCTTTGTTGGTGGGAACCCAAAAAATATTTGAGGATAGGAGTTAGCTAAAATTACCTTCTGTCCCAGATTGGCTCCATCAAAAACACATGAGTAACAAAACTCAAATCAAGACCCAAAGCAGCACTTCCATCCATCAAAAGAGCCATGCAGCTATCATCATACTGGAACATGGCCAGCGACTTCATCTGAATAAGtggaaattaattaacttaagGATTGCACAAacaggaaaacaaaaatagaagtTAAAAAAAGGATAAGAGAAGACAAGTACCTTGTTGCTAGAATGCATTGGACTATACATTCCAGCAAACTTGATACCAGCAAAAGTCAGCtgccaaagaaaaaaagccaTCCATCTATCatttgtaaaagaaaaataacaagGGGCACTCATGCCTAATTAAAGGCAAATTACATCTACCTGCTGCTCGATAACATGtatatgctcaagaaattgagaaaatattAGAACTTTCTGTGGAAGTGTCTTGTATGACTCCTTGCCATGTCTAGAACAATTCTGCAGCAAAGGCACACCCATATTGCTCCTCTGTGATGGCCAAAGTAACTTATCAATGTGCTTGGCATCATTGTCCTCATCCATGGAGCAACGGATCTCTTTATTAACCTCCTGCAATGCCTTCAGCCTCTCCACAAGATAAGCAACTTTACTGCTAGTGGTCGATTGCCAATCAGGATTCCAGTCATCCTAAGAACCACAAAAGTGTGTATTTGTAATTATCCATAtagcttaaaaattaaaatacaaaatgatAAAATCAAGAACCAACCAACCTGTTTATATGAAGGTTGTAACTCAATAAGATCTTTTGGGACAGGCCACTTGGGATTTGGATTTTCTGGGCGTGCTAATGTTTCTGGAGTCTGCATCTCATATAAGCGACCACAGCCAGGTAGGGTACACACTTTGCTGTCCAAACCAACACAATCAAGGCACAAAAGATGCCTACATGGGGTGACAACTGGTAGACGGCACCATTCATTGCATCTATATCAGAAGACAAATAGACATAAACCTTTCATCTGAATATCTTCTAGGAAAAGGCTGAAACAAATGCCAGAAAGAAACTCAAAAGCAAATTATTACCTCTGACAATTACCACCATAAAGGAggttatatttaataaaagcaTATTCTTCTGACAAAGGATCCAGACCATTTTCAACTAAAATATCCATTGTTTCTTGTATATCTTCACCAGCTTCTGTTACTTTTATATGCCCAGCCACACAACAAGACAGCCTGACATTTCTGATTGTTGTGCTTCGAAACTTCCACTGCTTCGGATTCAGTAAACTTTCAACGTGAGAAGGATCATTCCAGTCAGCCATTAGAATATTGCGCCGGACTGTAACTACCAATTCATTGTAACTTCTTGCATGTTCATCAGTGAATTTTACAAATGTCACCTTCTTGATGCACGGAGGAATAGTTTGCAAATCTATCTTTCTTGCACTAATCATGCATCTATGGAGCAACTGCAATAAACGTGACCGACCCTCTTCCATCTTGGCTTCAAATGGCTTAAGAATGCCAGCCTCCCATGACTTTTGGTTCTGACCATAAGCTTCCTCATGAAGGAACTTAAGCAATGGTTGAAGATGTGACAGTTGACTATTGGGTGTGTTCGGAGTGGGCGTTCCTGTTAGCAACCAACGACTAGAAGCAGTCAATGAAATGGCCATTTGCAATTTGTTGGTTAAATTAAGACTTGAGCCAAGGGTGTGCCCTTCATCTAGGATGACCCTAAGCCAATGCACTTGCATCAGTGCACTTCTCTTACGGGGACCCCACTCAGCACTTAAACGGTTAAAAGTAGTAATAACAATGTCATAGTCCCAAGCCAGACTGTGAACTGGAGGCTTTCTTTGATCAGTCCAGACATAAAGCTGCAACTGACCAGGCCTTACATGTTTCTGGATTTGTGTTTTCCAATGATCAACTAGATTTGATGGAACAACAACTAATGTTGCTCTTGATAAATATAACCTGACAGAATCTAATGGCTCACAGAGAGCAATTCTAAGAGCAGCCAAATCAAATGCCAAGTTCTCAAGAGTCCGTGGATAATACCACCTACAAAATCCCTTTTCTACCCTCTTTATAAGACCAAATGCTTGGAATATCTTATGGAACCCAAGTGCATCTTCAGCGACACCAGTACCTAATATT
Proteins encoded in this region:
- the LOC18587287 gene encoding F-box protein At3g54460 isoform X1 — protein: MDETVPDHKLCGYLCTVLAVPSQSVTTTIPFSTPCHLTTDDDGNICFRSQNGVVLSVIRNGHASNHDNAGSSRKKGGRRRIGMVNGSMSVVHQFHALVAHKCVKIYARVLRVEESGEEEEEARAVVLVDVYLPIELWAGWQFPRSGSVAGSLFRHLSCDWKERSLMLNNGTEFGMDAHGNVRSIWSVSDCHVLGCKLHCNGVDPSNKRLYELHDIFKSLPSVINKGMTDSSRVQPAEDTHTSGIWDLADDILINILATLDPMGLTRVAATCRHLRSLAALIMPCMKLKLFPHQQAAVEWMLRRERSAEFLRHPLFMELSTEDGFSFYVNSVSGSIVTGMAPTIRDFRGGMFCDEPGLGKTITALSLILKTQGTMADPPEGVQIIWCTHNSNDKCGYYELRGDEFTCNNMILGKRTLSQNALRVQSSLGKFSLKEETNHSLLKRARLMDPGERSAEFNDSCFERRINSPSASYFEPVTWVVRSPRNLGHIRKNLLYAYDGLSASCKGKAVEKNAHIRNGSRHVYWGKQVGVSYGALDGCMRPGKATAGCTMCNETWVQCDACHKWRKLADSSIADAKVAWFCSMNTDPAYQSCTDPEEAWDNHESITYLPGFFTKGTAGGKEENVSFFISVLKEHYAVINSKTKKALIWLAKLSPERLFEMETVGLSSPILGTGVAEDALGFHKIFQAFGLIKRVEKGFCRWYYPRTLENLAFDLAALRIALCEPLDSVRLYLSRATLVVVPSNLVDHWKTQIQKHVRPGQLQLYVWTDQRKPPVHSLAWDYDIVITTFNRLSAEWGPRKRSALMQVHWLRVILDEGHTLGSSLNLTNKLQMAISLTASSRWLLTGTPTPNTPNSQLSHLQPLLKFLHEEAYGQNQKSWEAGILKPFEAKMEEGRSRLLQLLHRCMISARKIDLQTIPPCIKKVTFVKFTDEHARSYNELVVTVRRNILMADWNDPSHVESLLNPKQWKFRSTTIRNVRLSCCVAGHIKVTEAGEDIQETMDILVENGLDPLSEEYAFIKYNLLYGGNCQRCNEWCRLPVVTPCRHLLCLDCVGLDSKVCTLPGCGRLYEMQTPETLARPENPNPKWPVPKDLIELQPSYKQDDWNPDWQSTTSSKVAYLVERLKALQEVNKEIRCSMDEDNDAKHIDKLLWPSQRSNMGVPLLQNCSRHGKESYKTLPQKVLIFSQFLEHIHVIEQQLTFAGIKFAGMYSPMHSSNKMKSLAMFQYDDSCMALLMDGSAALGLDLSFVTHVFLMEPIWDRSMEEQVISRAHRMGATRPIHVETLAMSGTIEEQMLEFLQDADACRKFLKEESQRPDREGSRTRRTLHDFAESNYLARLSFVHRNSVS
- the LOC18587287 gene encoding F-box protein At3g54460 isoform X2 produces the protein MLNNGTEFGMDAHGNVRSIWSVSDCHVLGCKLHCNGVDPSNKRLYELHDIFKSLPSVINKGMTDSSRVQPAEDTHTSGIWDLADDILINILATLDPMGLTRVAATCRHLRSLAALIMPCMKLKLFPHQQAAVEWMLRRERSAEFLRHPLFMELSTEDGFSFYVNSVSGSIVTGMAPTIRDFRGGMFCDEPGLGKTITALSLILKTQGTMADPPEGVQIIWCTHNSNDKCGYYELRGDEFTCNNMILGKRTLSQNALRVQSSLGKFSLKEETNHSLLKRARLMDPGERSAEFNDSCFERRINSPSASYFEPVTWVVRSPRNLGHIRKNLLYAYDGLSASCKGKAVEKNAHIRNGSRHVYWGKQVGVSYGALDGCMRPGKATAGCTMCNETWVQCDACHKWRKLADSSIADAKVAWFCSMNTDPAYQSCTDPEEAWDNHESITYLPGFFTKGTAGGKEENVSFFISVLKEHYAVINSKTKKALIWLAKLSPERLFEMETVGLSSPILGTGVAEDALGFHKIFQAFGLIKRVEKGFCRWYYPRTLENLAFDLAALRIALCEPLDSVRLYLSRATLVVVPSNLVDHWKTQIQKHVRPGQLQLYVWTDQRKPPVHSLAWDYDIVITTFNRLSAEWGPRKRSALMQVHWLRVILDEGHTLGSSLNLTNKLQMAISLTASSRWLLTGTPTPNTPNSQLSHLQPLLKFLHEEAYGQNQKSWEAGILKPFEAKMEEGRSRLLQLLHRCMISARKIDLQTIPPCIKKVTFVKFTDEHARSYNELVVTVRRNILMADWNDPSHVESLLNPKQWKFRSTTIRNVRLSCCVAGHIKVTEAGEDIQETMDILVENGLDPLSEEYAFIKYNLLYGGNCQRCNEWCRLPVVTPCRHLLCLDCVGLDSKVCTLPGCGRLYEMQTPETLARPENPNPKWPVPKDLIELQPSYKQDDWNPDWQSTTSSKVAYLVERLKALQEVNKEIRCSMDEDNDAKHIDKLLWPSQRSNMGVPLLQNCSRHGKESYKTLPQKVLIFSQFLEHIHVIEQQLTFAGIKFAGMYSPMHSSNKMKSLAMFQYDDSCMALLMDGSAALGLDLSFVTHVFLMEPIWDRSMEEQVISRAHRMGATRPIHVETLAMSGTIEEQMLEFLQDADACRKFLKEESQRPDREGSRTRRTLHDFAESNYLARLSFVHRNSVS